The Leptospira bouyouniensis DNA window GCGAGTGACAGGAGGACAATTTGCCGTAGGCCGAGCGAGGCCTTGTGCCGAAGCGTAGCGGTAAGTCGCTGTTATCTGCTGTGCCAATTATAAATAAGTAAGAATTACTTCATTGGTTTTTTCACCTGCTTTATCATTCCAGGTGAGAATTGCTCTAATTTTGCTTTGTGACCCCATATACATTGATAATATCATTTCTACTGATTGGCCTGAATCTAAGAATTCGAGAGGAAAAATCCGATTTGTAATTAACCAATTATGATCTTCTGGGTATGAAATATTTACGTTATTTGCTCTGCCTTTTCCTTTGTTAAAAATTCTTATTCTATTTTTACCAGTACCTAATTTAACTACATTTGCTGAAACAAACGCCTCTTCTAATGTTTCAACTTCCTTTCTTTCTTTTTCAAGCAAAAGTTTATTTAATTCATGTTGAGTTTTAATATATGTTTTTTGATTATTATAAATATAAATTGATACAACGATAGAAATTATTGATACAATAACTGCTACAATTGCAATGTAATCGCTTGTTAACATAGCTTTCTCATTTTATTCTGAAGTTTTTATTCTTTCCTAAAGTCTTTTTTAATATTTCTCTTAAATCTTTAGCAATATCTTTTGTTGCTTCTTTATGTAATTCATTTAAATTTATGTTAAAGTTTTCATGGTTAGCTTCTGTCAATTCATCTTTTTTGAAAATTTTTTTGCAGGAAATACAAGTTATATCCGGGTTTTCCTTTTGTTCGTCGTATTCAAATAATTTACTTCCACATAAAGGACAAATTAATTCGATTTTTCTGGAATATTCTTTTTTCATTTTTCCTCTCAATTTTTTGGCATTGCAGATAACGAACTAGACTTACCGAAGTTCCCTGACCCTGAGTCCCGAAGGGACGTTAGGGACTGGCACGGAGTTTGCGGATGCAAACGAGTGACAGAAAGGGAATTTGCCGTAGGCCGAGCGAGGCCTTGTGCCGAAGCGTAGCGGTAAGTCGCTGTTATGCGTAGTCGCTAATTGTTACGTTTTAAGGTCTAAAAATGCATATAGTCTAAAAAATATTATTGCAAGAAGAAAACTGAATATATGGAGAAT harbors:
- a CDS encoding ECs_2282 family putative zinc-binding protein; the encoded protein is MKKEYSRKIELICPLCGSKLFEYDEQKENPDITCISCKKIFKKDELTEANHENFNINLNELHKEATKDIAKDLREILKKTLGKNKNFRIK